In Bernardetia litoralis DSM 6794, the genomic window TGATTTTACTCCTCAATATGGTGAAATGACACAAATAGAAGTAAAAGGTGAAGAAGATGCAAATGTATTTATGGTAAAATCCAAAAAACCAACAGGAAAATATTTATTTGTTTTTCACGAATGGTGGGGAATGAATGACTACGTAAAACAAGAAGTAGAAAAATACTATGAAGATTTTGGGCAGAAAGTAAATATAATCGCTATTGATTTGTATGATGGAAATGTAGCCACAACAAGAGAAAATGCTCAAAAATATATGCAAGGAATGGATAACAAACGTGCAAAATCAATCATTGAAGCCATAACTAAATATGCAAAAATAAAAGCAACTGAAGAAGCAAGTGAGCCTTTACAACTAGCTACAATTGGTTGGTGTTTTGGTGGTGGCTGGTCATTACAAAGCTCTTTGATTTCTAATGAATATACAAAAGCAACAGTTATGTATTATGGAATGCCTGAAAAAGATACAGCAAGAATCAAAATTATAAAAGCTCCTGTTTTGGGAATTTATGCCAATAAAGACAAATGGATTACGCCACAAGTAATGAAAGATTTTGAAAAATCAATGAAAGAAGCAGACAAAACAATTACTATTTTAGGATATGAAGCTGAACACGCTTTTGCAAATCCAAGTTCTCCAGCCTATAATGAAACAGCAGCAAAAGAAGCTCGCAAGAAAACAATTAAGTTCTTGAAAAAGAATTGGTTGTAAATGTATAATAGACTTTCCACTCTGTTTTGAAAATATACAAAAAGCCTATTCACTTAAAAAATGAATAGGCTTTTTGTATATTTTTTTCTAAAATTATTTACTTGCTACTTTTAAAAATTGTAAAACGAGTTCCTACTTGCCAACCGTAAGACTGCGAAGAAAAAGTAACTCCATTTTCATTAATCAATGAAGAAAGTGAAGATTTATAAGTTCCTCCTCCCCAAATCATAAAGCGATTTGTGATGTGATAATTAATTCCTGCTTGTGTCCAAACTTGTGTATTTGTACTTCTATGAGTGCCTATTGCATATGTAAATTGTGGGTCGGCACTTGTATAAGAATAACTATTCAAAAACTCTATTGCTGTTCCAAGTTGTGCAAAACCACTAAATCTTTTGGCTTTAGTTTCTCCAAACTGATAACCAATAGCTATCGGAATTTGTGTCCATTGATAATTTATCTCAACACCATTGTTGTAATGTGAAACTAATGGTTGTTGGTCAGTAGGTATATCGCTGCCTTCAAAAAGGGTATAATTAGTAGAACTAAATGAATAAGTAGCTTTTCCTTTTGCAACTCCAGTATTGATGCTCCAACGCTGATTTTTGCCAAATGCTAAAGCAATATCAAAACCTGTTTGTTGATAAGTTCCACTGATATTCATTTGTGGAAGTGTGTCAGCAAGATTTGAACTATAAGCCTCAATAACGGTAAAACCAGAATGAATAGAATCAGTTCTAAAACTTGGTTTATAAATTCCTTGTGTGTGATTTACACCAAAAGTAATTGCTATTCCAGAAGATTTTTTTGTGTTTTCTGTTGATGTTTCAGTTTTATTATTTGCAATGGTTTCTTCTGTACTATCTATTTTTACAATTACTTCCTGTTCAAAATAAGGATTTCCAACAGGTAAATATTTTGACCAATCAATTTCTTTAAAAACAATTTCTGTCAAATCTGTATTTTCTGTTTCTATAATTGATTTATCAGAATTAACATCAGAATTAACATCAGAATTAACATTAGTTTTTATATCTGTGTTTTTATCATCTTGAGTTCTATCATTTGGAATTGTAGCAACAACTATATCAGAATTAGAATTTGTATTTATTGTAGAATTATCTATTGAAGAAGTAGAGTTTTTATCAGAAGTAGAAAAATTAGAATCTGTATTTTTTGTATCAAAATTAGTAACTAATTCTTTTTCTTGAATTGAATTTGATTCTGTATTATTATTATCTGTATTATTAGGCGAAGTATTATGAGTTTCTTCAGTCTTAGATGAAATATTTTCTGTGTTTTTTTCTGTGTCTATGCTGGTAATCGCATTTTCAATTTTATTTTTATCAGAATCAGCAATAGTATCAGAGGGCGCATTTGTATCTTCATAAAACATCGTGAACCAAAACATAATCACCATAAGAAGGGCTGCCACAAGTCCAGAAGACCAATAAAATAAAGGACGTTTGTACCAAGGCTTTGCGTCTAAAGCTGCATCTATTTGTTCCCATAAATGAGCAGGAGGACTAAATTGAGCATTTTCGAATTTATTCTTAAACTGCTCTTCCAACTGCTTTCGGTTATTGTTTCCGAAATTGTTCATAACTTTCATCTTCTTTCAAGAGCATTTCTTGTAATTGCGCTCTTGCTCGTGCATACTGTGATTTTGATGTTCCTACACTGATTCCTAATAATTCTGCAATTTCTTTGTGTTTGTAACCTTCAATAGCATATAAATTAAAAATCTGTTGAAATCCATCAGGCAGTTTACGAATAATCTCTAAAAGCTCTTCTAAGTCGAATTGGTCTAAAATTATATTCTCTTCCGAGTTATAATTTATATCAGATACTTCTTCTTTGAAGGCTTTGTCATATTTGCTTCTACCTGCTTTAAGTGCTTGATTGACAACAATCTTACGAATCCAAAACTCTATCGGACAATCTTTTGCAAATTTTTCTATATGTTTAAAAACATTAATAAAAGATTCTTGCAAAATATCATCTGCTTCTAGTGTTGTTTGGGCATAACGCATTGCAATAGCATACATCTTGGGAGCAAATTCTTCATACAAAGAATGTTGCGCCTGACGTTTGCCCTTGATGCAATCATCGATAAGTTGAGATTCTTCAGAAGATGGAATATAAACTGTACGAATAGTCGTATTCTCATTATTATTTAGTTCCTGTTCTTCTTCTTGATGCTCAACATTTTCAATTGATTGGCTTCCGTTATGTGCAGAAATGTTTGACATAAAAGGAAATTCACTCATATAAAAGACCCACTGTTGTTATGAAATGGTTGCACGAGAATTTGAAATACTCAATATTGTTTGAGTATAAATTACCTTGCTTAATTGATTAGTGTAAAATATTCTTTGAATAGTTATATTTTTTATTTAAAAATAATCTGATGTGTATTTCTATAAATTTTAAATAGAATAAAATGTAACACCTTGAATAATAATAGATTAAAGCTGGTAATGTTACTTTTTGTTAAAAATTTTTCTTAGAGAATTTCCCATTTAAAGTACGAAGATACATATAGAAACGCAGCATAAATCATAAAATAATTCTGCTAAAAACTTAAAAAAAGTATAAAAAAATAATTGGGTAGTAGTAGAACCCAAAACTACACAAAAAGATTCAAGTTGTAGAGTTTAAATGTAAATAAATAGTACTAAAACTAAAAAATTAACATTTCACACCTATTTATTTTATCTTAATATGTTTTATTTATTCTTTTGAAAAATATTCGTACTTTAGTCACTCCAAACAATTAAAATTAGTTTAATAAAATTATGTCTTCACCTGTTTCTTCCTTATCTTTCCTTCAAAAAGTTGCTACCAAATTATACCAAGAATGGAAAACTGATATTTCAGATTTGCACATTGTTCTTCCAACCAGAAGAGCGTGTCTGTATTTCAAAACGTTTCTTTCAGAAATTGCAGATGAAACTATTTTTTCTCCAAAAGTAATTTCATTAGAAGATTTTATTGTTGGTTCTTCGGGTTTAGAAATTGAAGATACAAGTACACTTGTTTTTGAATTATATGATTCTTACCAACGTTTTGATAAAGCTGTTGCTGGTTCATTAGAACGTTTTGCACCAATGGCAATTACGATGCTCTCAGATTTTAATTTGATAGATAGAAATTTGGTAAAATCTCACGAATTATTTGAATATTTGGATGAGGTAAAAACAATGGAACGCTGGGGAGAAATGTTTGGAGATGCAGAGCAAGATAGTACAATAAGCAATCTTAGTAAGATTCAAGAATATTATCTTTTTTGGGAAAATGTAGAAAAAACCTATAATCATTTTAGAGAAAAATTAGAGAGTTCTAACCGTGCTTATAGTGGTTTGGCTTTTCGTTGGGTATATGAAAATTTGGAACAGATAATTGAAGACCAACGAATAGAATGTGCTGTTTTTGTAGGTTTTAATCAACTTTATAAAGCTGAAGAATTAATAATTCAAAAACTAGAAAAGCTAGGAAAAGCCAAAACATATTGGGACATGGATGCTTTTTATATCGATGCCAAATGGCACGAAGCAGGAAATTACTTTAGAAAATTTCTTCAAAATGGATTTATAAAAGGAAGACGAGAAGAAGTGTCATTTATTGAAAATCTTATCCAAACAGAGAAAAAAGAAATTGAAGTAATCAGCGTAGTAAATACGATTACACAAGCCAAAACAGCAGGACATTTACTCAATGAAATGATTGAGAAATTGGTATATAAAAATGAGTTTTTTAAGTTTTCGCAGGCTCGTAATCATACAGCCGTTTTGTTGCCTGATGAAACAATGCTTTTACCGATGCTTTATTCGCTTCCAAAAAGTAGCGAAGGCGTAAATATTCAAAAGCTAGTTAATATTACGATGGGTGTTTCGCTCAAAAACACGCCTTTGTTTTCTCTAATAAAAAATCTTTTTCAGGCACAAGAAAACATGTTGCGTGATGAAGAACAGCCTCTAAGCGTTTATCATAAAGATTTACAAAGAATATTACAACATCCTTATATTCGTCCAATGGAAGAAGATGAAAATCCTCCTTTGAAGCGAATGCACGATGAAAATATCATTTATTTTTCTGTAAAAGAATTATCAGATTATAAAATAAATGGCTGGTTGTACGGACAACTTTTTGAAGATTGGGGGAAAAATGAACGAAATCCTAAATCAGATGACACAGATACAGGAAATATTCACAAGGCTTTGCGTTCTTTTTTCAAAATTATTGAAGCCTTGGCGCATCGTTTTACGCAAGCTGAATTTTCTTTAGAAAGTGAATATTTGTTTGAGTTTTATAAGCTCTTAAAGCAAGTGGAAAGAATGATAATTACCTATGCACCAAATGAAGAAACGCATATTGGAAATTCTATTTTTGGAGAAATTGATGAAGAATTAAGTCAGAAATTAAATAAAAATAAATCAAAATCATCTGAAAAACAAAGTAAAAAAACAAAGCTAAAAATTCCTTTAAAGATAGAATCTTTTGAAAGATTACTTTTGGAGTTGATGCGTGATAGAAAAATCCCATTTACTGGAGAACCCATTGCACCTATTCAGATTATGGGAATGTTGGAAAGTAGAGCTTTAGATTTTGAAAATGTGATTATTATTTCGGCAAATGAAGGGATTTTTCCTCGTGGAAAAGTACTAAATTCTAGTATTCCGTTTGATATTCGTTTGCAATTCAAACTTCCTACACATACAGAAGATGATGCTGCTTATTCGTATAATTTTTATAGACTTTTGCAGAGAAGTAAAAAAATAACGCTCATTTATGCCTCAGATATGGAGGGAATGCGTGGAGGCGAACCAAGTCGTTATGTCAATCAAATCAAGAGTGAATTGGCTCATTTAGAGAATATTAGTTTTTATGAATCTCGTTTAGAATTGCCTTTACCGACCTTCGAAAACAGCACTAGAATTGTAGAAAAAACGCCTGCCATTATTCAAAGACTAGAAAAATATTTAACACAAGAAGGACTCTCGCCAAGTTATATTAGTCGTTATTTGGAAGAACCGATGCGTTTTTATGAAAAGAAAGTTTTGAAACTAAATGAACCTCCGATGATGGAAGAGGATTTGTTTCAACACACTTACGGACAGGTTATGCACGAGGCGTTGGAAGAACTTTTTGAGCCGTTGGTGGGAAAAGAAATTAATGAAGAATGGCTAGACAAAACACGAAAAGACAAAGAAAATTTGAAACTTTTGGTAGAAAAACTAATCACAAAACTGGCTGGTGGTGTGATGCACGACACAGGAAAGAATTTTTTATTGAAAGAAGTTACACAGTCTTTGATTCCCGAATTTATGCGTTTGCAAAAAGAGGAAGCTCCTATTCGTTTGATTGCCTTAGAACAACAACTCAAAAATACAATTACTTTTGATATAAAAATAGACGGACAAATCAGAAAAATTCCTTTAAAACTCATCGGAACGGCTGACAGAATTGATATTATCACAACAAAAGAAGGAATAAAAAGGCTACAAGTCATCGATTATAAAACTGGAAAAATGGATGCAGCAGCATTAAAAGCCGATACTTTCGAACAGCTTTTGAGTGATGAAAAAGCCAAAATTATTCAACTCGTTTTATACAAATATTTGTTTATCAAAACCTATCAAGCAGGACAAATAAAGCATTTGCCAACAGACTTTAGCTTAGAAGAATATCAAATTGTTTCTGGGTTTTGGTTTTTTAGAAAGCTAAGTTCCAATTTTACGCCGTACCACCTCAAAGCCGAAAAAGATTTGACTTTAGATGGATTTTTAGCAGAAGTAGAAACTTTTTTACAGAAAGTAGTAGAAAATATGCTAGATGCAGCGATTCCCTTCTCTGATGTGATTGATGTGGATATTTGGGAGGAGGAAGTGGAATAAGAAATATCGTCGGTAGAGACACCGACAATGACGAGAAATAGTATCAACTTGACAAATATCCTAATCCAATTTGTCTATTATGAAATCTAAAATAAGAAATGATACATTTTATTTTATCTCCTTCTTTAAATTTTTCATTAAAATCTCTAGGTAAACACTCTCCTTTATTAAAACTTGTATGTCCAATATCTATTAATCCCAAAAAGGGTAAAGATAAATCAACAAAAATTCCAAAAGGTCTTACTTGCAAGACTGTACCTTCTATGATTTGATTTTCTTCTAATTCTTCAATAATTTGATAGAAAAGTTTAGAATCTTCTACATTTTCAAAGTCTTTTTTATCAAGACTTAAATATAAAGTATCATAACCATGTCCAACTATAACGGCATTAATTGTGCTGCCAACTTTAGGTATTTGTTCATCATTTTCTAACGGCAGTATTCTAATTGTAGATTTAAACTCTGAATTAGTTTTTAATTCTATGTCAGCATGTCTAGAGATGTCATCTTCAAATATCTCATAGCTTATTACTTTTCCAGAAATCAAATGACCTATTTTGTGAATATTTCTTATTACTTCGTATGAATCCATAATGTTTTTTTAATGATAAATTAAACAAAAATAGTATAATTAGCTGCTAATCCAACAAACCCAATTCTTTGGCGATGTCGTGGGTAAGTTTGGAGAGTGGGCGAAGATGAAAATTTTCTTCTTCCATAATTCCGTTGGAAAGATGCCGAATTACGTCTTCTTTATTCCTAAAAAAAGTGCCTTCGTATTTTTGAAAAAGCTCATCAATATAGGAATCTGGATAAGTAATTTGTTTTTGGATAAGTTCTAAGATTTGGTCTTTGTGTTGGTCGTAAACATCTTTTATATGAAAAACTTCAAAATTCTTGTCTAAAACCTCTTCTGCTTTTTCATAATCAATACAAAATCCATCTTTATCATAATAGAATTTTGAATTTTTGATTTTCAGACCAAAACTAAACTCTTCTATTTTAGAATATGGATTTACTGAAACTATCTCTTCTTTTTTGAAAGTTTGGTTACAGGTTTTACAACTTGGAATAAGATTATAAAATGACAAAGCTAAAAAAGGATATTTTCCTTTTGGGTAGAAGTGGTCTAATTCATCAATTCGAATTAACTTATTATTTACTGTTTCTTCTCTTTCTACTTCAACAAGTTTTATATAATTTCGATTACAATATGGACAAACTGAAATCCCTAAACCTTCTACAAGATTTTTAGAACCATAGTATATTTTGTTTCCTTTCTTGTCTTTACTATAAAATGTTTCACCTCCTGTTAAATAGCTTTTGTAAGAAGTTTCTGCTAGTGGCTCAAAGTCTGCATAATCTTTTACGACAAAAATATCCCAGTAACTAGCCAAATCATCAATTAAATTAGGATTTGCTAGTACAATTTCTTTGAATGAAAGTAATGGAAAATATTTTTTTACTTTTTTGTCATAATATTTTATGTTGTATTTTACTTTTTTACCTGTCATATAATTCTCTATAGCTTCCCAATGCCTTTGCGCCATTTTCTCTAAATCTCGGTGCTGTATTGGAATCATTTTATTGGTAGTTTTTGTGGTAGTTTATCGGTCTGACCTATCGGTACTGACCTAAGCAAAAAAATAAGGTCAGACCGATAGGTCAGTACCGTTATTGTTTGTTTTTATCTTGCTCTTCTTTTATCTTTTTCCACTCTTGCAATTCTAATAATTCTTTTCTCATCTGCTCAATATCTGTTTCATGTTTATCTACTTTTCGAAGGCGTTTACTATCCAAAAGTTTTTGTAACATCGTTTTTACAATCGGTTCTCCAATCATTGAAATAATCATTTCACATGTATCTAAATCTTCTTTCTTTGGTTCGCTTTCATTCAAAATATCAATCGTTTTATCAATTTTACTTTGAGCAAACTCTCCCACCAAACCACCTTTCATAAAAAATGAATCTGTCAGAAGCGTGTGAATATTTGCTCCAAATGTGTGTTTCATACTGTCTAGTTTGGACACTTTACACAAACCTGTATTCTCTTCTTTTTCCAAAAAAATAACATTTTCTTTCGGTAAATCAGAAACCAAAAAAGGAGAGTGAGAAGTTAGAATAAGTTGGATTTGTTTGTTTGGGAATATTTTTGGTAAAGTTTCAAGCAAGATTTTTAAATACTGCTTTTGCCATTGTGGATGTAAACCTAGTTCGCCTTCGTCTATTAGAATCAAAAGTTTTTTCTTTATTGAGTTTTCCGATATACTATGTTTTAAATCGTATAAACGTGCAAGAATAGATAAAAGCGAGTATTCTCCATAACTTATATCTCTTATTTGAAATGAAAGAAAAGCAGCATTTATTTGTTGTTTTACCTTATCATAAACCCTTAATAAGGCATTAATTTCTAGAGCACACTTTTTCACATCTATTATAGCTCCTGCATTGTGAAAAGCTCCCCTATTTTTATTTTTTAATTTTATTTTTCTTAAAAAAATCATAAGTTTTTTTACAAAGAAAATAATAGGTAAAGACTCCACTTTTGTTTTGCTCATAGTAGAATAAACTTGAAGAATTGTATAAAATTTCTTGCTAGGAGAATTTTTATAAAAGGTTTTATTGTCGTAATCTATAAGTGATTTATGTACTTTATTAGCATTATTATCTGATGCTATTTTTGGATATAAAATCATCTCAAGAATATTTTTATAAGCAGTTATTTCAAAACTCATGTTCAAATCATCACCCTCTTGTATTTCGAATATAGAATCTAAAATTTTTGTGATTTTTTTTCTATCTTTTGTATATCTATTTACGACGGGAATGCTATTAAATATTGATTGGTATTCATCCAAAAAAATGAAGAATAACTGGGGGTATCCAAAAGAATATTTATTATATACTTTAGAAGTAATAAAACTTATCTGCTTTTGTATTTCATTGGTAGAGTAGGCTCGCAATATGTATTTAATGTGATAATTTTTGTCTAATGTTATTTCTGTTCTTTCTTCTATGGCATTATTCAGTAGAAATGTAGTAGATATGTCATTAATTTTTTCATAATCACTAGGGTAATCTTCGTTTTCTAAGCCATTAGAATAGTATATAATATTTAAAAATTTACTAACACTTTTTCTGTCAATATATTCACAGAAATGATTTACAGTAAGGTTTCCAAATACTACAAGACGAAATATGTTTTCATCAAGAAACACTATTATAATATTAGAATCATCTGTATATTCATTTAATACCTGTGTTCCTATCATATCTTTTAGTGCTGATATTACCGAACTCTTCCCAGCTCCATTCTCTCCAACAATAGCAGTAACATTGCTTATTCCTTCTCCAAAAAAATCCTCATAAAAATATCTTTTCTTTTCTCGTTCTTCTTCTGTTATCTTATCTGTCAAAGTTCCACTTACAATTTTTCCATTTTCATCTGGTTTATCTGGCTCAAAATGAAAATCATACAAGGGACTAAAATTAAATCCTTGTTGTTTGATATTTTTATAGTCTTCAATCCAAAGATAAAGGAGTTCCATAGTAGATTTTTGAGTAAAAAGTAGCTTTTATAAATAGAAAACAAGATACAATAAATTTTATAGTTGTGCTTAATTATCAAAACTTTGTCAGTAGTTTTTTGGTAATCCAAAATAACTCTGACAATAGTTCAAAAAGGTGTAGAGGGAAAATTAAAACCAAAAAAAATCCTAAAAAGAACAAAAAAAATAGTTCTGTAACAAAAGTAACTGTACCCAAACAACTAATAGCTTAATTTTGTAGTATATTAGAATGAGAGATAGATGTAGAATGAACTACTTCAACTACTTTCCAACCTAATCATTTTTTAAAATCACTCAAAATTTAGTACGACTAATTCAATACAATTATGAACATAGAACAAATTTATACAGGCTGTTTGGCACAAGGTGCTTATTATATTACTTCAAATGGCGAAGCTGCTATCATTGACCCACTTCGTGAAGTGCAACCTTATCTTGACCGTTTGGCAAAAGATGATGTAAAATTAAAATATGTTTTTGAAACGCATTTTCACGCAGATTTTGTTTCTGGACATTTAGATTTATCCAAAAAAACAGGTGCGCCAATCGTTTATGGAGCAACAGCAGATCCCGAATTTGATGCCATCATCGCAGAAGATGGACAGACATTTAAAGTAGGAAATATTACTATCAAAGCTCTTCACACACCAGGGCATACAATGGAAAGTACAACCTATTTGCTTTTAGATGAAAATGGCAAAGAACATGCTATTTTCTCTGGCGATACACTTTTTATTGGAGATGTTGGTCGTCCAGATTTGGCACAAAAAGCAGCCGACATGACGCAAGAACAACTCGCAGCAACACTTTATCATTCTTTGAGAGATAAAATTATGACTTTGCCAGATGAAACTACTGTTTATCCAGCACATGGCGCAGGTAGTGCGTGTGGAAAAAATATGAGCAAAGAAACTGTTTCTACTATTGGAGAGCAGAAAAAACTTAATTATGCTTTACGTGCAGACATGACAGAGCAAGAATTTGTAAACGAAGTGACAGACGGACTTTTGCCTCCTCCAGGGTATTTTGGAATGAATGTAGCTATGAACAAAAAAGGCTATGATAGTTTGGATGATGTAATGAAAAAAGGCAAACAGGCTTTAGAGCCAAACGCTTTTGAAGTGGCAGCAGAAGAAAGTGGAGCATTAATTTTGGATACTCGCAATCCAAAAGAGTTTTATAAAGGATTTGTGCCTCAATCTATAAATATCGGAATTGATGGTGGTTTTGCGCCTTGGGTGGGAGCTATGATTATGGACGTAAATCAGCCTATTTTGCTTATCACTGATGAAGGAAGAGAAGAAGAAACAATTATTAGACTTAGCCGAGTAGGTTTTGATAATATTTTGGGGTATCTCAAAGGTGGTTTTGATGGTTGGAAAGTAGCAGGAAAAGAAATTGATACTGTAAATAGAATCTCTCCAGAAGAATTTGCTCAAAAATTTGATAAAGAAACAAGCAAAGTAATTGATGTCAGAAAACAAAGCGAATATGCAGCCCAACACATAGAAGAAGCCTATAACAAACCATTAGATTTTATTAATGATTGGGTAAAAGATATAAATCCAGATGAGCATTTCTTCATGCATTGTGCTGGTGGCTACCGTTCTATGATTGCAGCAAGTATTTTGGAAGCAAGAGGGTATCGCAATTTTACAGAAATTGAAGGTGGTTTTGCTCAAATTGAAAAACAAGAAGCTATTCCTACTTCAAATTTCGTTTGTCAGAGCAAAACGCTTGCTAAATAGATAATTTTTAGATAAAAAAACAGACTCTAAGGGCTTTCAAAACCCTTAGGGTTAAATTACAAAAAAAAATGATAGAATTTATAACACAGCCATGGTCGTGGTACGTGGCAGGTATTTTGGTGGGCTTAACTGTACCTACACTTTTATTAATTGGCAACAAATCTTTTGGAATTAGTTCTTCTTTGCGTCATGTATGTGCCATGTGTGTACCTGCCAAAATTCCATTTTTTCAGTACGAATGGAAAAAAGAAATGTGGAATTTATTCTTTGTAGTAGGAGTTTTGTTAGGTGGAGCAATTGCAGCAAATTTTTTATCAAATCCAAATGATATTCAGATTGCAGCAGGTCTAAAAGCAGATTTAACTTCTTATGGAATTACAGATTATTCAAATCTTGTTCCTTTAGATATTATGAATTGGCAGAGTTTATTTACACTGAAAGGATTTTTATTGATGGTTGTAGGTGGATTTTTGGTTGGCTTCGGAACTCGTTATGCAGGTGGCTGTACAAGTGGACACGCCATTATGGGAATTTCTACACTTCAACTTCCTTCTTTGATTGCTACTTGTTGTTTTATGATAGGAGGATTTATCATGGCAAATCTTATTTTACCTTTAATCTTAGCTTTATAAAAAATGTGTCTATTTATATCCCTTTACAATCTCTATCGCAACTATTTTCCATTTAAAAATCATAACAATGAAAAACAAAACATTACCATCCCAAGAAAAAATAACAGACACAACTCGTAGAAAAGATGCTATTTGTATTAATGAAAGTAATAAAACTGAAAAATGGTATCATAATTTTAAATATTTATTTGTTGGTATTGCCTTTGGAATCGTTTTCGTAAAAGCTGAAATAATCAGTTGGTTTAGAATACAAGAAATGTTTCGTTTAGAATCTTTCCACATGTACGGAGTCATCGGAACAGCAATTTTAACAGGAATGATTTCTGTTTTTATTATCAAAAAATTTAATATCAAGACTTTATCAGGCGAAAAAATTATCTTTAAAGATAAAGTATTTAATAAAGGTCAAATTTATGGAGGTCTTATTTTTGGTTTAGGTTGGGCAATGACAGGC contains:
- a CDS encoding PD-(D/E)XK nuclease family protein is translated as MSSPVSSLSFLQKVATKLYQEWKTDISDLHIVLPTRRACLYFKTFLSEIADETIFSPKVISLEDFIVGSSGLEIEDTSTLVFELYDSYQRFDKAVAGSLERFAPMAITMLSDFNLIDRNLVKSHELFEYLDEVKTMERWGEMFGDAEQDSTISNLSKIQEYYLFWENVEKTYNHFREKLESSNRAYSGLAFRWVYENLEQIIEDQRIECAVFVGFNQLYKAEELIIQKLEKLGKAKTYWDMDAFYIDAKWHEAGNYFRKFLQNGFIKGRREEVSFIENLIQTEKKEIEVISVVNTITQAKTAGHLLNEMIEKLVYKNEFFKFSQARNHTAVLLPDETMLLPMLYSLPKSSEGVNIQKLVNITMGVSLKNTPLFSLIKNLFQAQENMLRDEEQPLSVYHKDLQRILQHPYIRPMEEDENPPLKRMHDENIIYFSVKELSDYKINGWLYGQLFEDWGKNERNPKSDDTDTGNIHKALRSFFKIIEALAHRFTQAEFSLESEYLFEFYKLLKQVERMIITYAPNEETHIGNSIFGEIDEELSQKLNKNKSKSSEKQSKKTKLKIPLKIESFERLLLELMRDRKIPFTGEPIAPIQIMGMLESRALDFENVIIISANEGIFPRGKVLNSSIPFDIRLQFKLPTHTEDDAAYSYNFYRLLQRSKKITLIYASDMEGMRGGEPSRYVNQIKSELAHLENISFYESRLELPLPTFENSTRIVEKTPAIIQRLEKYLTQEGLSPSYISRYLEEPMRFYEKKVLKLNEPPMMEEDLFQHTYGQVMHEALEELFEPLVGKEINEEWLDKTRKDKENLKLLVEKLITKLAGGVMHDTGKNFLLKEVTQSLIPEFMRLQKEEAPIRLIALEQQLKNTITFDIKIDGQIRKIPLKLIGTADRIDIITTKEGIKRLQVIDYKTGKMDAAALKADTFEQLLSDEKAKIIQLVLYKYLFIKTYQAGQIKHLPTDFSLEEYQIVSGFWFFRKLSSNFTPYHLKAEKDLTLDGFLAEVETFLQKVVENMLDAAIPFSDVIDVDIWEEEVE
- a CDS encoding dienelactone hydrolase family protein, translated to MIFSKNYLFLSLIAVFTGIGSYFISSSEPEFENTACCAVDEFAKFTTDKEFVNKHPNPIAFDFTPQYGEMTQIEVKGEEDANVFMVKSKKPTGKYLFVFHEWWGMNDYVKQEVEKYYEDFGQKVNIIAIDLYDGNVATTRENAQKYMQGMDNKRAKSIIEAITKYAKIKATEEASEPLQLATIGWCFGGGWSLQSSLISNEYTKATVMYYGMPEKDTARIKIIKAPVLGIYANKDKWITPQVMKDFEKSMKEADKTITILGYEAEHAFANPSSPAYNETAAKEARKKTIKFLKKNWL
- a CDS encoding RNA polymerase sigma factor, producing the protein MSEFPFMSNISAHNGSQSIENVEHQEEEQELNNNENTTIRTVYIPSSEESQLIDDCIKGKRQAQHSLYEEFAPKMYAIAMRYAQTTLEADDILQESFINVFKHIEKFAKDCPIEFWIRKIVVNQALKAGRSKYDKAFKEEVSDINYNSEENIILDQFDLEELLEIIRKLPDGFQQIFNLYAIEGYKHKEIAELLGISVGTSKSQYARARAQLQEMLLKEDESYEQFRKQ
- a CDS encoding AAA family ATPase; the protein is MELLYLWIEDYKNIKQQGFNFSPLYDFHFEPDKPDENGKIVSGTLTDKITEEEREKKRYFYEDFFGEGISNVTAIVGENGAGKSSVISALKDMIGTQVLNEYTDDSNIIIVFLDENIFRLVVFGNLTVNHFCEYIDRKSVSKFLNIIYYSNGLENEDYPSDYEKINDISTTFLLNNAIEERTEITLDKNYHIKYILRAYSTNEIQKQISFITSKVYNKYSFGYPQLFFIFLDEYQSIFNSIPVVNRYTKDRKKITKILDSIFEIQEGDDLNMSFEITAYKNILEMILYPKIASDNNANKVHKSLIDYDNKTFYKNSPSKKFYTILQVYSTMSKTKVESLPIIFFVKKLMIFLRKIKLKNKNRGAFHNAGAIIDVKKCALEINALLRVYDKVKQQINAAFLSFQIRDISYGEYSLLSILARLYDLKHSISENSIKKKLLILIDEGELGLHPQWQKQYLKILLETLPKIFPNKQIQLILTSHSPFLVSDLPKENVIFLEKEENTGLCKVSKLDSMKHTFGANIHTLLTDSFFMKGGLVGEFAQSKIDKTIDILNESEPKKEDLDTCEMIISMIGEPIVKTMLQKLLDSKRLRKVDKHETDIEQMRKELLELQEWKKIKEEQDKNKQ
- a CDS encoding S1 RNA-binding domain-containing protein, which produces MDSYEVIRNIHKIGHLISGKVISYEIFEDDISRHADIELKTNSEFKSTIRILPLENDEQIPKVGSTINAVIVGHGYDTLYLSLDKKDFENVEDSKLFYQIIEELEENQIIEGTVLQVRPFGIFVDLSLPFLGLIDIGHTSFNKGECLPRDFNEKFKEGDKIKCIISYFRFHNRQIGLGYLSS